The Phacochoerus africanus isolate WHEZ1 chromosome 9, ROS_Pafr_v1, whole genome shotgun sequence genomic sequence ACGTGAGTGAGccctcaccctgccccacccAGACCCCAGTCCTCTGGTTCTAGACGGTGGGTCCCCGGGCCCCCCATCCTGTCTGGCTAGAGCAGGCAGGACTGTACAGCTTCCACCTGCTCTTGCTAGGTACAGCCTGTTTGCAGCCTTATCGGGGCTGATGGGTGAGAGCCTGGCTCCCCACTTGCCACAAATCACCACACTCATGCTGTCGTCCCTGCGTTCCACCGAGGGCATTGTGGTGAGTGGGGAGTGGGTGGGCTGGACCAGCTGGGGAAGGCCAGCCCTGGGATAGGATCACTCTCCTGGGCCCAGTGGAGCCAAAGGCTGGGTGTGCCTCCCCATTCCAGCCTCAGTACGACGGAAACAGTGCCTTCCTTCTGTTTGATGACGAGAGCgatggggaagaagaggaggagctcATGGatgaggacgaggaggaggactCAGAGATCTCAGGGTGCGGAAGGTGGCATTCTGgtcgggggggggcgggggggggcgtgGCGGGGAGGTCCTGGCTCAGATAAGGGCCTGGGGCCAGCCGTGCTTCCACTGGCGTCTGATGGCTGCTGCCTCCCCACCTCGATTTAGGTACAGCGTGGAAAACGCCTTCTTCGATGAGAAGGAAGACACCTGTGCTGCCTTGGGGGAGATCTCTGTGAATGCCAGGTGAGCATCCCCCCACACATTGGAACTGGGAACCCCCCCTTGGGAGCCCCTTCCTCATGGCCGTGTGTCTGTCCACAGTGTGGCCTTCCTTCCCTACATGGAGACTGTCTTTGAAGAAGTGTTCAAACTGCTGGAGGTGAGTGGGCCACTGGGTGGAGGGGATGGGGTCAAGGGCTCCAGGCACGTTGGCCCTGCATGTAGCATGCACGTCCTGCCTCTCCTTCTGCCACAGTGCCCTCACCTGAACGTGCGAAAGGCAGCCCACGAGGCCCTGGGTCAGTTCTGCTGTGCGCTGCACAAAGCCTGTCAAAGCTGCCCCTCGGAACCCAACGCTGCTGGTGAGAAGGGGagccagggccaggctggggttCCTGGAAGCAGGGGGTAGGTGGAAGAGGGCAGGGCCTGACCAGGCTTTCAGCCAATCGTGTCCCCAGCTCTGCAGGCTGCCCTGGCCCGGGTGGTGCCATCCTACATGCAGGCAGTGAACGGGGAGCAGGAGCGCCAGGTGGTGATGGCTGTGCTGGAGGCCCTGACAGCGGTGCTTCGTGGCTGTGGGAACCTGGCTCTGCAGCCCCCTGGGCGGCTTGCGGAGCTCTGCCACATGCTCAAGGCTGTGCTGCAGAGGAAGGTGAGCAGGGCTGCAGGCTGCAGGGTGAGGAGGTGGCCTGGCCCCAGGTGGGGCTGGCCAGATGCTGGCAGTCCAGATCCCGCCTCCATCCACCCAGAGGAAAGAAGGGGCAGGGGAGCCCACGCTGAGCTGAGCTCCTCCCTCCCACAGATAGCCTGTCAGGATGCggacgaggaggaggaagaggaccaGGTGAGAGCTATGGGGACCAGGCCGTCTCCACAGGGCAGGGTAGACAGTGCACTTGGGCTTGGCCTGGGGCCACCGGGGTGGCTAAAAGATTGGCAGTGGCTCCGAGTGACCAACCCTGCTCCCACCAGGCAGTGGGGgttcaaggaaggcttcctggggctgcagaggagCAGGGTTGGGAGGTGCCGCCCTGCAGAGGTGACCCTGGTGCTCCCGCCCCGCAGGCTGAATACGATGCCATGTTGCTGGAGCACGCTGGCGAGGCCATCCCTGCCCTGGCAGTTGCGGCTGGCGGGGACGCCTTTGCCCCCTTCTTTTCTGGCTTCCTGCCGTTACTGCTCTGCAAGACAGTGAGTGCTCTGTCCTCTGGCTTTGAACCCCACTCTGCCAGTGCGTCCTGTACCCATTCCCATACTCCGTCCCAGTCCCAGGCTGACTTGCACTTCTCCCCCCACCAGAAACAGGGCTGCACAGTGGCAGAGAAGTCCTTTGCGGTGGGGACGCTGGCTGAGTCTATCCAGGGCCTGGGTGCCGCTTCGGCCCAGTTTGTGTCCCGGCTGTTCCCTGCACTGCTGAGCACTGCCCGGGAGACAGACCCCGAGGTGCGGAGCAATGCCATCTTCGGGCTGGGCGTGCTGGCAGAGCACGGGGGCCGCCCTGCCCAGGAGTATCCTCAGCTTGCAGAAGGGGGCCTgggtggggttgggagggtgTCCCTGAGGCTCAGGATGGGAACAGTCTGCTGTGCGCCTGTTCCTTGACTGTGGACCAGACACTTCCCCAAGCTGCTGGGGCTCCTCTTGCCCCTGCTGGCGCGGGAGCGCCATGATCGTGTCCACGACAACATCTGTGGGGCACTTGCCCGCCTGCTGATGGCCAGTCCCACAAGGAAACCGGAGCCCCAGGTGAGGGGTGGAGGTGTCCACCAGGACCAGGGTGCTGAGGTGGGTGTGGAGGGTGCAGGGCAAGGGGCCAAAGTCATCTGTGTCCAGGTGCTGGCTGCTCTGCTGCATGCCCTGCCACTGAAGGAGGACTTGGAGGAGTGGGTCACCATAGGACATCTCTTCAGCTTCCTGCATCAGAGCAGCCCTGACCAGGTAACCCCAGTGCTGGGGTGCTCGATGCTCCAGTCTCAGTGACGGGCAGAGCTGACATCAGTTTAAGCTGCTAATCTCTGCTTTCTTGTTGATCTTCAGGGATGGGCAGCCAGGCCTATAGTGGGAAAGGAGGGGCACCCTCTTgccatgtatcattttttttttttttttttggccacactgtggcaagtggaagttcccaagccagggattgaacccacatcacagcagtgacagaagctgctgcagtgccagtgccagatccttaacctactgtgccacaagagaactcccacgtATCATTTTTCCTCAGGGAGGCTCCATTTCCTCTCTCTGGTCTGAGCCAGAACTCACGGCTTTCCTAGGCTGATTTCCTATACCATGGCTCTCTCAGAGTGAGGTTTGTCTGCACCAAGTAGCTGGCTTTGGACTTGTCCCAGTGCTCCTGTGTCCATCACCTTTGGAGACTTCTGTGTTGTTGGTGCTCTTGGGTGTCTGGGCTTCTTTCAGTCCCGAGGCCATGATGTCAAATATCTTTGGCCACAATCCCATCctctctaaaagaaaagaaaaagaagaaaactactaCTACTCTGTTACTTGGGTCCTTCTCACGTTTCACAGTTGCTTGAGATGTCTGTGAATCAGTGTCAAGCTCAAGTGACCCAGGTGGGAGACTGCCTCTCCCAGGCGCCTACCACCCACCCTGGTGCTGGGGCCTggcgggggttggggtggggaggtctgCCCTGAGCCGATCCTTTTTTGCCCacaggttgtagatgtggctcccGAGCTCTTGCGCATTTGTAGCCTCATTCTGGCTGAGAACAAGATCCCAGCAGGTGAGAGTGGCAGTCatgggcagggatggggggatggggggggcagCAGGGCTCAGGGGGCCTGGGGCAGCTAGAGGTGGTGGCCAGCCCTCCCCAGATTTCTCCCTTCTCACCCTCCACCCAGACACCAAGGCGGCACTGCTGCTGCTCCTGACATTCTTGGCCAAACAGCACTCCGACAGCTTCTATTCGGCACTGGGCTCGCTGCCTGCTGACAAGGCTCAAGAGCTCCAGGCCATCCTGGGCCTCACGTAGACCAAGGGCAGCCGCTGGGCCAGAGAACAGAGCCTGCCCAGGCCCAAGCCCAGCTCTCAGCCCAGTTCCAGCTCACGCCTTACCAAAGATTCTGGGCCTGGGCCTCCTACCCACTTGGAGTCTCAGCCTTACTTGCTGCCTTCCCTGAGGCTGGATTTGTCATTCTGTGGGACAGTATAAAAGGAGTCATGACACCATACTGGAATCAAGGCAGTTTATTTTCGCTTGAACAGTAGCTGAGAGCAGGAAGGATAGAGATGCTTGTTCAGAAGTGAAGCAAGACATAGTTTACTATGTTGCCGGTTGCCTGGCAGCTTTGTAAACTGGCTCTAATGGACGTGGAATCGGGGCCCTGGCTGGATCAGGAGGCGCCCGTAGGGCTTCTCTTGTTTCACGCAAAGAATTTGCTGCGCGGCGAGCACTAGTCAAGAGCGGAGGAGAGGGCTGGTCAGAGGGAGTCCTTACAGCAGCCTCTGGCGTGTGTGCCCACTGCCCCCATCCCCTCTCCGCCCCGCCCCAGGCACACACAGGTGCCCATGCTCACCCAGGAGCAGGTAGAAGACTCGGGCGGCCATCCTGCGGGGGCTGAGAGGCGGCACCAGGCTGCTAAAGTCGGGCTCCCTGTTGGCCTGCAGCTCCAGTGCCACTGCCCTGTGGGGATTGAGAACTGTTAGCTGAGGCTCCAGCCCAGGGCCACCCCTGGAGGCACACCCTCCCCGGTACCTGTGCACGGCCTCCAGAGAGAGCAGCTCAGGCTCCAGGGGCAGCTCCATAGGCATCTCCACGGGCACCTCAGGAAGTTCAGGCACCACAGGCAATGCAGGGACCTCTGGCTGCTCTGCCtcagcccaggccctgggaaaACATGCAGTGGAGCAGGGAAGGTGGCAGCTGTGACAGTGACGAGCAGCAAACCCATCCTGGCTGCTTCCCTCCTGGCAGAGCTGAGGGCCGGGCTGCTGCTTACCATCGCTCTTCCGGAGGGGCGAGGCTAATGCGGGACTTCTCCTCCTCAGCCATTTCTAGGGAGATCTCTGATGGGAGGGAAAGGACCTGAGCTGGTGGCTTTGCATCTGAGCAGTTGGGACTTTGGGGGCCACCTGATTAAACTGGCTGCCAGAGCTGTGTAGTCACTTGTTAAAAGCACCCAGGAAGGCCAGGGGTTAAGAGGGGGCCGAAGAGAATCTATGCTTCCTTATGTTAAATGCTCTGACGGCTGTCAGCAGTAGGGGTGCCAGTTTTCTGGGACAGTGGTTAGAGTGGTGTCCACTGTCCCTTCTCTGAGTGCTTACCTGATGACACCAGGAGGGGCCCGCTGGGCTCCTGGGCCTCCCTCAGGACCTGGGGATGAGAGCAAACTAAGGTACCAAGTATCAAGAAGCACCTGCACGGAGCCGCAGCGGGCCCAGCTCGGAACCAGCCTGGCCGTGACCTGGTGCCGTGGGCTCATGTGGGCAGGGGAAGGCAGCCTGCTGGGTCCCACAGGGCAGACGGGGCTCTTGAGGAAGGAGTGAGGGTGTGGTTACCTCAATGTCACTTGGAGTTTCagcctttctcctctcttcctcaagCTCCGGGGGCAGTCTTTCCCTGAGTGCTCTCGGGGGTGGCTGGGCGCAGTGGGTCCAGAAATCCAGCAGTTCTCGGGGCAGCCGGCCAGCTGAGGACAGGGACAGTAGGGAAAGAGTTTGAGGTGTAAGGAACACCCAGAGTGCTGAACAGGGCTTCAGAGGACGCCACACGCCAGCTCCCCCCACTCCTTACGGTGAGTCGGGGTTTGGAACAGCTCCGCAGGGCTCAGGATCATCCTCTCGGGAGGCTGCACCATTGGCTGCGTGGTGGAGAAGGCCAGAGGCTTAGTCAGGAAGGAGCCACTGCCCCTCCTTCACCTGCAGTGTCAGGTTCCAGGGCCTTCTGACTCTTTCAGGCTTGGGCCCCTGCCTGTCCAATCTTTCCTAAAAGGCGGACTTTGAACTGGTGCCCTTGGATGTGCTGAGGGGGTCACAAAGTGGGGTGTGGGCAAGCCCCCAGTGCATGCACTTGGGGACTGTTCTCAAGGCCTCCCCAGGAGCTTAGAAGGCCCAGCATGCACCTGCTCCCCTCCATCCTCTCAGAGCCTGGGTGCACTCACACACTCCCAGCAGTGGGCTCTGGGTTGCAGTTGTTCTTGGAATTTCTCCCGGGAGATCTGGGTCTCCTTGTCCCAGAATAATAAccggcggcggcgacggcggcgAGCAGGTGGGATCTcaggaggtggggaggctgggggcctCCTCCGctgaggggagggcaggagggtgcAAGGCTCCCCATTAGGCCTTTTCCTGTTCTGGTGGACTGCAAACACCGCACACTCCCACTCCTAGAGGTGCCCATCTGGGTTGTGGGCAGGGGGCACCTTTACTAGTCTGCACAAAAGCCTATGGAAGCTTGGACTTCGGGAAACTAAacatgggtggggaggggagaaggaagaggaggaggcttCGAAGGGTTGCTACTCACCTCGGGGCTACGTGgtggtggcagacgcagctcctGTGGGGGGGTCACCTCTGCAACAAGACTCTaggtcctggctctgccccacACCTTTGCCCTCAGAGCCACCCAGGAGAGAAGCTAGAGGGTCCTCCCTTCAGCAATTTGGAATATAGGGCTATTATCTGCAGCCACTATGCAGGGACTCCCAGGAAGGACCCGGGCATGGCAGGTACTCACCAGGAAGGGCCCCAGGCTCCCAGACTGCTGGCTTCAGCTCCTCAGGGGCCAGGAGCAGCTCTGCCGCCCTCTCCACTCTGGGGGGAAATGGGCAAGAGAATGAAGACACCCCTCCCAGCACTGACCCCTACCTGGCCCAGGCCCAAGGGCCCCTGCCCTTACTCTGCAAGAGCTATAGGTGAGGGCAGCGGGGCTGCAATCTCCACCTCTGGGGCCCGGGGTTCCTCCTTGAGCTCTGCAGAGAGAAGATCAGGGCTCAGAACCCAGAAGAAAAGATGTGGGAACACTGCCCAGACTGCCTGAGCCAGGGGCCTGACCTTCCATCGGGGGAGGCCTTTCCAGCCGACGTTCCTCTAACAAAATGGCTTCACCTTCCTCAGCAATCAGCAGGTCCAGGTCTCGGCGGCtgacctctgggagttcccgttccCCCTGTCAGGAGAGGGGACTCAATTCCATTTCTGTTTAAGAGCGATGCCACAGGGCGGGGCCAGCCAAGGGGAGGAAGCCCATGGGTGCTCAGATGCCAGAGGCAGGGttggggaaatggaggcagagaagggaggacCCCGGGGGCAGAGAGAAGTCCACGCAGGGCAGCTGGGCTGTGAGAAGTGGgactctggctccgtgggcagcGGGACGGCTCACCTCAACCTGCAGCATACGTATGGGCTCCACTTCCAGGAGCGTGATGGCCTCGGGAGACCGCACAGTGACCGGAATCCGCTCTGCAGGGGCAGGGAAGTCACACCAGCCCATTTCTTTCCAAGTTCACACACCCATGTGGCAGGGGAAAAGCATGGGTTCTGGAGTCAAGTCAACCTGGGTTCTAGCCAGGCCCCGGCCGGCCACTGGCAGTCTGACCCAGGACACATCACCTAACACTAAGGGCTTCACTTTTCCtcgtctgcaaaatggggataagaacTCCAATCCCCTGGGACTCTTGTGAGGCAGTGATGAGGTTATATGCATTCAGTGCCCCTCACAGGGCCTGGCTCCTAAAAGAAGCTCAAAGAGAGTTATTTCTTCAGCTAGGGACCTTCCTCTGTTTCTCACCAAAAAGCAGCCTCTGTCTGCTTACCTGGCTCTCTAGGCTCTGTAGGGACTTCAGGAAGGATCTCCTCAAGAACTTTCTCTGGGGTCACAGCCTCTAAGAGGTGTCGAAGCTTTAGGGAGGGATTGGGGACAAAAGATAGAGTTCGGCTTcagcccctgctcccccaccTTCACGACTTCAGTCAGACAATGTGCATGGTACCCCCTTATGCCTAATTCTGTGGCAATGACATCAGCATGCAGTGAACCCACCAGCCGTTGGTTTCCTTTCTTCCCAAATATCTAGCCTGTGTCAGTTTGTCTGTGAAAGAAGTACTGCATCCTTATGTCAACTGTTGTGGGGGACAGAGCAAACCAAAAGGATTCTTGATCTTAAGTGTATGATCTcaaggagtccccgttgtggctcaccagaaacaaatccgactggtatctaggaggacgcaggttccctggcctcactcagtgggttaaggatctggcattgccgtgagctgtggtgtaggttgcagatgcggcttggatcccacattgctatggctgtgacgtaggctggcagctgcagctccgatttgacctctagcctgggaacttccatatgccggggatgtggccctaaaagaccaaaaaaaaaaaaaaaaagaaaagaaaagaagaagaagaaaaagcgtATGGTTTAGTGGGAGAGGAGTTTTGTTATGACCCCAGCAAGAGTCAACACAAATGATGCTGAACACTTGaaacacttgaaactaatacaacattttaaatcaactataattcaataaattttaaattaatttgttcttcaaaataaataaacacaaaggaTAAAACACAGGTGATATGCAAGTTCCAGAACAACATTTGGTTCTGGCCAGGTGTGGGATAAAGGCTTCAtgtaggcattcccatcgtggtgtagcagaaacaaatctgattagcatccatgagaatgtaggttcaatccctggcctcactcagtgggttaaggatccggcgttgccatgagctgtggtgtaggtcgcagacgtggctcggatatggtgtggctgtggcataggctggcagctacagctccaattcaacccctagcctaggaacctccatatgctgcaggtgcagccctaaaaacaaaataaaacaaaaaagacttcaTGTAAAAGAGTAGCATTTGAGCAAGGTTTGTAAGAAAACAACCTTATGGGCTAGAGAAACAGTACAAAGAAGGGAATGTGGCATCTTTGCGGCAAATGGGCCAGGCTGGTGTCTGGGAGACAAAGATGCCCAGGGGATGCACTGAGAGGCATCTGGGATGGCTACCTCTGGACCAGGATGGAAAGCCTTAAATGTTAGTATTCTGTTTGCAGTGAGGAGCCGTTGGAGGTGTCTTTGAAGGAGGGGAGTTAACACTGTATAAACGGTAGGGGTGTTAGGAATGGATGGACAAAGA encodes the following:
- the REC8 gene encoding meiotic recombination protein REC8 homolog isoform X1, coding for MFYYPSVLQRHTGCFATIWLAATRGTRLVKREYLKVNVEKTCEEILNYVLVRVQPPLPGLPRPRFSLYLSAQLQIGVIRVYFQQCQYLVDDIQHILERLHRAQLQIRIDMVETDLPSLLLPNHLAIMETLEDAPDPFFGMMSEEPRLPSPFDIPQLRHLLEAVTPEKVLEEILPEVPTEPREPERIPVTVRSPEAITLLEVEPIRMLQVEGERELPEVSRRDLDLLIAEEGEAILLEERRLERPPPMEELKEEPRAPEVEIAAPLPSPIALAEVERAAELLLAPEELKPAVWEPGALPEVTPPQELRLPPPRSPERRRPPASPPPEIPPARRRRRRRLLFWDKETQISREKFQEQLQPRAHCWECPMVQPPERMILSPAELFQTPTHPGRLPRELLDFWTHCAQPPPRALRERLPPELEEERRKAETPSDIEVLREAQEPSGPLLVSSEISLEMAEEEKSRISLAPPEERWAWAEAEQPEVPALPVVPELPEVPVEMPMELPLEPELLSLEAVHRAVALELQANREPDFSSLVPPLSPRRMAARVFYLLLVLAAQQILCVKQEKPYGRLLIQPGPRFHVH
- the REC8 gene encoding meiotic recombination protein REC8 homolog isoform X2; translation: MFYYPSVLQRHTGCFATIWLAATRGTRLVKREYLKVNVEKTCEEILNYVLVRVQPPLPGLPRPRFSLYLSAQLQIGVIRVYFQQCQYLVDDIQHILERLHRAQLQIRIDMVETDLPSLLLPNHLAIMETLEDAPDPFFGMMSEEPRLPSPFDIPQLRHLLEAVTPEKVLEEILPEVPTEPREPERIPVTVRSPEAITLLEVEPIRMLQVEGERELPEVSRRDLDLLIAEEGEAILLEERRLERPPPMEELKEEPRAPEVEIAAPLPSPIALAEVERAAELLLAPEELKPAVWEPGALPEVTPPQELRLPPPRSPERRRPPASPPPEIPPARRRRRRRLLFWDKETQISREKFQEQLQPRAHCWECPMVQPPERMILSPAELFQTPTHPGRLPRELLDFWTHCAQPPPRALRERLPPELEEERRKAETPSDIEVLREAQEPSGPLLVSSGPGLRQSSQRSLHCLWCLNFLRCPWRCLWSCPWSLSCSLWRPCTGQWHWSCRPTGSPTLAAWCRLSAPAGWPPESSTCSWCSPRSKFFA